In the genome of Pseudanabaena mucicola str. Chao 1806, the window CGACCTGCCAAGCTACTTCGGCTGCACGCCGAGTTTTCTGCTGCGTTGGTCCTAAGAAGACGAGTGCAAAAATTCGTATTAATCCAAAGGCCGTAATGCAGTTAACTAATAAGGCGATCGCAATTAGCCATGGGTCACTATTCCAAAAAGTTTCTTCCCACCGAAGGAGTGTCCAAAATCCGCCAAAGGGCAATAGGGCAACCAGACTAAGGGAACCAACGATAAAGGAAACTAAAGTAGCAGGCATACGTGTTTTCAGCCCACCCATTTCCGTAAGATCCTGTGTTATTGTCGTCATCATTACTGCGCCAGAACTGAGGAATAGCAAGGACTTGCTGATGCCATGACTAAAGAGCAATCCTAAGGCGAGATCAGGCTGCTGCATACCTACAGCGATGAAGACTAAACCTAAATATGCACTCGTGGAGTGGGACAGGGCGCGTTTGAGGTCGATTTGGGCGATCGCCACTAAACTTGCACCGACAGCCGTAATTGCGCCAATAATTACTGAAACTTCAGCCGCCACAGGAAATAGTGATAAAACTGGCTGAAGCTTAATCAGAACATAGGCTCCTGTTCCTACAACCACTGAATTTCGCAAAATCGAAGCGGGGTTGGGTCCCTCCATTGCCTCATCTAGCCAGAGGTGTAAAGGGAACTGGGCGCATTTACCAAGGGGACCTGCTATTAGAGCTAATCCTAATAAAGTACCGAATTGTTGATGTTCTGAGAAATAGGCGATCGTCTGTGGATTTGCCGCCCATTCCTTTAAATCAGAGAAATTTAAGCTACCAGTTAAGTTAGACAGTGCTACCACACCCATTAATAGGAATAGGTCGCCAACCCGTTTTGTCCAAAAAGCATCTCGGGCTGCTGTCACGACGAGTGGCTGTGCGTACCAGAAACCCACTAGTAAATAGGTGGACAGGGTGAGCATTTCCAGCAATGCGTAACTAAAAAAGAGCGAGTCACTAAAGGCAATACCTGTAATTGCTGCCTCAAAGAAACCAATTAAGGCACAAAATCTCGCGATCGCCCAATCAGTTTCCAGTGATCCTAGTCCATAGACCTGTGAAATTAAGCTCATTGTGGCGATCATTACCGATGCGCCCACACTAATTGGAGAAATATCAATGGCAAAAACAAGATTTAAATCAAAGGCTTGAAACCAACTAAACTCAACCTGTTGAGCTGCTTTGCCCCAGATCGATGTCAGTAACCAACAACTATGCACTAAGGCTAGTACAGTCATCAATATATTTAGGTAAGCCGCAGGACGTGGCCCCGTGCGCCGCACCAACCTCAGCGACCAAGGTAAGGTGATTCCTGCGCCCAGCAAACCATAGCAAGGAAGTAGCCAAGCTGTTTCTAGGATCATTGATTCATTTATAGAGTTTTTACTATGTTTATATTAAAAAGTATTAAATATTCTAAAAGTCTACATCAAAATGTTTCATGCCCAAGATCGCCTGATTAACTAAGAATATTTGATATGAGGCATATCCATAGAGAATAAGTTAGGGTTTCACACTTGAATTTTGTGACACAGCTAATCTACGGCTCATAAATCTGTTTTAGCAATACTGCTTAATTTTCCGCTATTTTCGCAGCGCTTTGTACCACGCAAATAGCGTTATTGAAATTACGTTAATTTGAGTACATTTGACAGTATTTTTTGATCAAGACGAAACGATCACGAGCTTGTTGATGTCTCTTTTGCCAAGTTGATGGATTGCGAGCAGTTTGTAACATGCTTAAGTCCACGCCCAACATTTTTAGCTGTTTATCAATTTCAACTTGCAGAGATAAATAGGGTGGTGTGACATCCAAATGAGTATTTATAATTTGGGTTTGAAAAAAATCATGGATTTCCCGATGCGATCGCAACCATTCTTTAACAAGTGCAGATGCGGGTTCTACCTGTGATGCGATCGCTATTTGCAGTGTCTCTAACTGACTTTGCAAATCCTGAATTAAATCTACATAATCCTGTGACACTTGTATTTACCTAATTGCGCCTTGATGCTGTATCGATATATCGATATATAGATAGCAGTTTCTATTCTGTGGCTGGTAGTGCTGCAAAGTAATTTTTTTAGTAATTTTTAGTAATTGTGTTGCGGGCGCTTCGCGCCCGCAACACAATTACATTGCATGACTAACCTGTGGCTAAGCGATCGCTTAAAAACCGATACCATTTGGAAGCAATATTGACATCAGTAAACCTGATACTAGGCATCTCGCCAGTTTTTAGTACCAACTCCAGAGAAATTTGTCTACCGTTTAAAGGAAATTCAGCATCTTGATCATCAAAAAATTGACTATCAATCCGAAAGCGAATACGCGCAATATCAGCAAAGCTCACTGTTTGTAAATTTTGAGGATCTTTACGTGTCGGTTTACCCCAAGTCAGGCGATCGCCCTTTTGTCCTAGTACAGAATAAATATCATATTTATGTCGTTCAAACTGGCTTGCCCATCGCTTATAGGACTCAATTTTTTGGTATTCATTCCAGCCTGACCACACTAGCCAAAAGAACACTAACAGCAGGGGCAACCACAAAAGTCCACGTTCCATAGAATCGAAAAGTTTAGTTGATTTGCTAACACTTATGACATCACATTGCGCTTTAGAACCCAATTAATGATAGTGGTGGCGCAAAGCGCCACCACTATCATTAATTGGATTTACGAGTATGGAGGGACTCGAACCCCCGACCCTCAGAACCGGAATCTGATGCTCTATCCAACTGAGCTACATACCCATACTCTGACAAATCATACCATAGAAGATTATTAGCGCTTATAGCAATGCGCTTACTGAAAAAATAGTGGTAGTAATAAAGTTGCATAACTACCCTCAATTTCAAGAATTGAAAGAGAATCGACGTACCGCTAATAAACTACCTAGCACTCCAATGACTGAGCCCAAAATTAATAGCACAAGTGGTAACAGCAGTTGGACTCGGAAATCTGTATTTAAGCCAAGGGTAAGTGACTTGATTAGTTCGGGTTGATTAACGATCGCTTCTCCCAAAAGATTGAGACTCAGCATCAACATTAAATAGGCTGACGCTGCACCCACAACCCCAAATACTACGCCCTGCAAAACAAATGGGAAATAAATCCATGTTGCCGTTGCCCCCACTAATTGCATCACCTCAATTTCGCGTCGTCGAGCTAGAACAATCAGACGAATAGTGGTTGTGATTACTGCGATCGAAATAACTGTAAAAATCGCCACGATCGCCACACTGCTATTACTCACCGCACGGCGCAACTGACCGATACGTTCCACCACCTCATTGGTATACCACACCTCATTAACACCCTTTAATCCCGAAATTCGCCTAGCAATGTCAGGCACGCGATCGCTAGATACCGCCCGCACTTTAAACTCATCAACTAAAGGATTTCCGCCTAATTGTTGTGTCGCTTGACTTAAATCATTTTTACCGAGATCCCTCATCAAGTTCAGCCATGCATCTTCCTTGGGGATTAGCTTTGCCGCCGCGACACCATCAACCAGCAGCAAACGTGATTGCATCGACTCACCGACCGTATTTTCATCTAAATACACCGAAATCTCTAACTGACTACCTAACTGCCCTAGGACATTTTCTAATTGCCAAGAAATTTGTAAGCTTGCACCAAACAAAAATAGCAACACCGCCACCGTACTCACAGCCGCCCAATTCATCCAACCACCACGCCGCAAACCCAGCAGAGTCTCGCGAAGCAAATAGTCTATTTTCGTAAAAAAGCGAACGACGTTTTGAACCATAGCATTAGGGGGAGGAAAAAAGAAAAAGGAAAACAGAAAAAATTTTAAGCGATGAAAGCAATCACCAAACTAACAGCAAATAGCTAACAGACTAAACAATATAACCATTCTGCAAATGCAACACAGGATGATTAGCGGCTCTGACTAATTGCTCATCATGGGTAGTTAAGAGGACGGTGACACCAAAGGAATTGAGCTTTTTCAAGATTTTAATGACTTGCCATGCATTGTCAGGATCGAGGTTGCCCGTTGGCTCATCGGCAAGCACAAGCGGTGGTGTATTGACGATCGCTCTGGCAATACTGGTTCTTTGCTGCTCCCCCCCAGAGAGTTCTTCGGGGAAACAATGGGCTTTATGTAATAAGCCCACCATTTTTAGAGCAGGCTGCACCCGACGTTGAATTTCCTTATAGGTATAGCCCTGCGCCATGAGTACAAAAGCAATATTCTCAGAAACAGTTCGACGCGGCACAAGCTTGTAATCTTGAAAAACAATGCCAATTTTGCGGCGTAACATCGCCAAATTTTTGCCTTTCAATCCATTAAGGCTAAATCCATTAACAAATATTTTCCCATCCGTAGCTTGCTCAGCCCCATATAGCAATTTTAATAATGTGGATTTCCCCGATCCTGAATGCCCCGTAATAAATTTAAATTCGCCTTGATAGAGTTCAATACTAACGTCTTGTAAACCTACAGCACCATTAGTGTAGGTTTTACACACATTTTCTAATTTAACGATCACCGACTTTTTAGGATTAATGGGACTAGTGTCAGCAGGATGATGATTAGGGTTAGTTTCAGTTGGATTGGTCTTGGTTGGCTGTTTTAGCATGAGCGATCGTTTGTTTATTCTGAAAAAGTTGAGCTTAGATATAGCATTTCTCAAGCAAGCGATTTACTGAGGTTTGTTTCCTTTCAGCAGAGAAATAATCCTGTACTCACTAGATTGGCGGATACTAAATACCACGCTCAGTCTTTTGTAATTGTGATTATACCGATCTAGTCAAGGGATCATCGCTAGCTATTGTTCTAGCAAAATTCCTAGTAGTACAGCGGTTTTCATTTTGCCTACGGCAAAATGAAAACTCAAAAACTTTACTGGGATTGATTTTTTGTTTTCAAATGAGTATGCATTCATTTGAAAACCGCTATATTACAGAGTATTGGATCTATCTTTTTTAATGCTTGTGCAAAGCGCTTTATACTACACTGCGTGTTTCCAAATCATTGATGAGATTTAAAAATCTATAGTTGAAATTTTTTACTCATGAGATATCATGAGCGAAATTTATTAAAAAAACTAGTAAGCTTTTATAGATCTGGTACTTTTACCTTAAAAAGAAAGGCTTGCGATCATTGTCTTTCATATAGAATCAGCTATCCTTTAAAGCACAGTAATGTAATAACTTAAGGAACTAGCTAACTATATGTCAATTCACCAAACCAACTGAGGGGTTATTAGCAGTGGCAGCTCACAAGATACTAGTGATTGATGATAGTCGCGTAATCCGTAATATGGTGCGTGATATGCTCCCGCCAGCAAATTTTGAAGTAGTAGAAGCCGCCGACGGCATCAAGGGGCTGGAACTGATCCAGCAGGAACGCCCTTGGATGATCATGCTAGATTTTCTACTACCTCGGATGAGTGGCTTTGAAGTTTATGAAGCCTTGCAGCAAAGTCCAGAACTCAGGCTCATTCCCTTAATTTTGATGTCTGGGCGTAAGGAAGAAGTAACGAGTAAAATCGCGGAACCTTTTGAAGAAAAATATTTGGTGTTTATTGAAAAGCCATTTGAACAAAAGGAATTGATCATCGCGATCAAAAGGGCAAAGACTCTAGCAGACAAGCGCAAACTAATTCCTCCAAAAACAGATATTCCTCTTTTAGAGAAGGTAGATAGTAACTTGATTAAACGGATTGAGGAGCTAGAAGCAAAGCAGAAGCACTTAGAGCAACAGTTGATAACACAGCAAAAGCAATTCCATCAACTAGTAGACTTTATCAAGAAGAAACTAAAGTAAGGAACAAAAGCCTTCTTTGTAAAGGCAATTGCTCCCCAAATTTGAGAATTTGTGAGTTAGCTAAAGCTGACATCCCTTTAGTCATGGATGGAGCCATCGGGCATGGTTGCCCCACTAAATTTAGTGTGATCAATTTTAGTCAAGCTCAGATCTGCTTTGAGCAAATTTGCCCCCTGTAAGTTGGCAAAGCTAAGATCGGCTCTGGTCAAAATAGCTCCCCGCAGATCTGCTTTTTCGAGATTAGCCCGACTAAGATCTGCCCAGCCAAGATCGGCTCCTCGGAGATCGGCTTCTCTTAAGTTAACGTGGGTCAAGATAGATTCACTAAGGTCGATCCCATGTAAAGATACACCTTGCATATCGACATCATGCAAATGGGTTTGTCCAAAGTTACGATCGCCTTTTGCATAGCGATCTAGTAATTCCGCTTTGGTGAGTGCTGCGTGAGAAGGAAATGTCATAATCAGTTTCTGCCAATATTTAGAAGTACTTTGTACCTCTAAATATTTATCCTAGTTTGTATATATTCATTTTTATTATGACGGATTGGTTGCAACGTACAGAATTACTGATTGGTGCTAATGGATTGCACAAGCTCAAGCAAGCAAACGTTTTAGTTGTCGGTATGGGTGGTGTTGGCAGTTTTGCGGCGGAATTTTTATGTCGAGCAGGTATTGGGCGAATGACTATCGTTGATGGCGATCGCGTTGATCCTTCTAACAAAAATCGGCAGATTGTCGCACTCAATAGTACTGTTGATGTCCATAAAGCAGATGTAATGTCTCAACGGATACAGGATATTAATCCAGAAATTCAGTTGACAGCAATTAAGGAATTTCTTACGCCTGATTTGATGATGGAGCTAGTCACGACCAAATTTGACTGGGTGCTAGATTGTATCGATAGTTTGCAACCAAAGCTCTATTTTCTTGGGGCAGCAGTTACTAATGGGGTGAAGGTTGTGAGCAGTATGGGCGCAGGAGGTCGTATCGATCCGCAGAAGGTGAGAATCGCCCCAATTTTTGAAACGGATTGCTGTCGTTTTGCTTATAAGGTAAGAAAAGGACTAAGACGTAAGGGCTTTGGAAAAGCGAATATTATTGCGGTCTATTCTGAGGAGTTAGTAAATCGGGAATCTTTGCAATTAACTGATGGCAGTAATTTCAAGCGATCATATTACGGTACGATTTCTTACATACCTGCCCTATTTGGGATCAATATGGCAAGTATTGTCATTCGCGATCTAATGCAATAAAAAAGGACTCACTCTGTAAGTCTTTTTTATGTAAGCGAATGGCGGGAATCGAACCCGCAACATCTGCTTGGAAGGCAGAGGTTTTACCACTAAACTACATTCGCAATTCTATACTCTTCGTACGCAGTTATTAACTATAGCAGTGATCGCAATATTGTCAAAGCATTTCTTGGAAATTTGCTAAGGTGCAACTTAGCAAAAGTTTGGGCGTTAGAACTCACAATAACCTTGCTCCATTTCAATGCGATCAAGTACCTTTAAGCCGCGTGGGTCGCCCAGTTTCCGCAAAGCATTACGGGCATCAGTCTGTACACTAAGATCTTCATCATCGAGAGCATAGATCAGAACATCTACCGCATCATGATAAATTTCATCTTGGGTCTCAAATTCACTCCGCTTTTGGACAATCAGTTTGCCCAGAGACCATGCACAGTTTCCACGTACAGCCGATACAGTATCTTTCGTTAAAGCTTCCATCAATGGCTCGATCGCTTCTATATCTCCCAACTGTCCCAGTGCACTTGCCGCCCATAGGCGTACTGCGGTAATGTCATACTTGAGGGCTGAAATTAGTGGTTTTAGCCCCAATGCTGCTCGGCAAGTCCCTAAAGCCCAGACGATACCTTTACGAACATAACCATTCCAATCTTGGTTGAGCTGCTCAATTAATGGGATAATCGCTTTTTCACTTTTATTGCGTCCAAGCGCATAGGCAACACTGACACGCACAAGGGGACACTCATCTTGAAGTAGTTTGATTAGAGGGGGGATGGCTCGCTCATCCTCTAGTTCACAAAAAGCTCTAGCAGCCTGCATTCTCTCTAGGACTGCATCTGAATTCAGAAGGGCTAACATTTCATCAGGATCAGGAAGA includes:
- a CDS encoding tRNA threonylcarbamoyladenosine dehydratase, producing MTDWLQRTELLIGANGLHKLKQANVLVVGMGGVGSFAAEFLCRAGIGRMTIVDGDRVDPSNKNRQIVALNSTVDVHKADVMSQRIQDINPEIQLTAIKEFLTPDLMMELVTTKFDWVLDCIDSLQPKLYFLGAAVTNGVKVVSSMGAGGRIDPQKVRIAPIFETDCCRFAYKVRKGLRRKGFGKANIIAVYSEELVNRESLQLTDGSNFKRSYYGTISYIPALFGINMASIVIRDLMQ
- the ftsE gene encoding cell division ATP-binding protein FtsE; translated protein: MLKQPTKTNPTETNPNHHPADTSPINPKKSVIVKLENVCKTYTNGAVGLQDVSIELYQGEFKFITGHSGSGKSTLLKLLYGAEQATDGKIFVNGFSLNGLKGKNLAMLRRKIGIVFQDYKLVPRRTVSENIAFVLMAQGYTYKEIQRRVQPALKMVGLLHKAHCFPEELSGGEQQRTSIARAIVNTPPLVLADEPTGNLDPDNAWQVIKILKKLNSFGVTVLLTTHDEQLVRAANHPVLHLQNGYIV
- a CDS encoding cell division protein FtsX, with translation MVQNVVRFFTKIDYLLRETLLGLRRGGWMNWAAVSTVAVLLFLFGASLQISWQLENVLGQLGSQLEISVYLDENTVGESMQSRLLLVDGVAAAKLIPKEDAWLNLMRDLGKNDLSQATQQLGGNPLVDEFKVRAVSSDRVPDIARRISGLKGVNEVWYTNEVVERIGQLRRAVSNSSVAIVAIFTVISIAVITTTIRLIVLARRREIEVMQLVGATATWIYFPFVLQGVVFGVVGAASAYLMLMLSLNLLGEAIVNQPELIKSLTLGLNTDFRVQLLLPLVLLILGSVIGVLGSLLAVRRFSFNS
- a CDS encoding response regulator, producing MAAHKILVIDDSRVIRNMVRDMLPPANFEVVEAADGIKGLELIQQERPWMIMLDFLLPRMSGFEVYEALQQSPELRLIPLILMSGRKEEVTSKIAEPFEEKYLVFIEKPFEQKELIIAIKRAKTLADKRKLIPPKTDIPLLEKVDSNLIKRIEELEAKQKHLEQQLITQQKQFHQLVDFIKKKLK
- a CDS encoding pentapeptide repeat-containing protein, with translation MTFPSHAALTKAELLDRYAKGDRNFGQTHLHDVDMQGVSLHGIDLSESILTHVNLREADLRGADLGWADLSRANLEKADLRGAILTRADLSFANLQGANLLKADLSLTKIDHTKFSGATMPDGSIHD
- a CDS encoding NAD(P)H-quinone oxidoreductase subunit F; amino-acid sequence: MILETAWLLPCYGLLGAGITLPWSLRLVRRTGPRPAAYLNILMTVLALVHSCWLLTSIWGKAAQQVEFSWFQAFDLNLVFAIDISPISVGASVMIATMSLISQVYGLGSLETDWAIARFCALIGFFEAAITGIAFSDSLFFSYALLEMLTLSTYLLVGFWYAQPLVVTAARDAFWTKRVGDLFLLMGVVALSNLTGSLNFSDLKEWAANPQTIAYFSEHQQFGTLLGLALIAGPLGKCAQFPLHLWLDEAMEGPNPASILRNSVVVGTGAYVLIKLQPVLSLFPVAAEVSVIIGAITAVGASLVAIAQIDLKRALSHSTSAYLGLVFIAVGMQQPDLALGLLFSHGISKSLLFLSSGAVMMTTITQDLTEMGGLKTRMPATLVSFIVGSLSLVALLPFGGFWTLLRWEETFWNSDPWLIAIALLVNCITAFGLIRIFALVFLGPTQQKTRRAAEVAWQVALPLVGLTIITLLVPILLPSWEFVDIDLDTVDIWGTTILSSSGLLGFGVGAYIYIKPYFSTVSSVPMPPRFVRSTWKAVQDLLAYDLYVQAIYKYTVVLIVGGGSKLLAWIDRYLVDGSVNFLGFASILSGESLKYTVTGRLQQYILTILIGLILIGFAAFYGLN
- the patD gene encoding heterocyst frequency control protein PatD, with the protein product MSQDYVDLIQDLQSQLETLQIAIASQVEPASALVKEWLRSHREIHDFFQTQIINTHLDVTPPYLSLQVEIDKQLKMLGVDLSMLQTARNPSTWQKRHQQARDRFVLIKKYCQMYSN
- a CDS encoding HEAT repeat domain-containing protein, with protein sequence MTRNDDLTILDIEASPLSPLDLPPEEESPLPDPDEMLALLNSDAVLERMQAARAFCELEDERAIPPLIKLLQDECPLVRVSVAYALGRNKSEKAIIPLIEQLNQDWNGYVRKGIVWALGTCRAALGLKPLISALKYDITAVRLWAASALGQLGDIEAIEPLMEALTKDTVSAVRGNCAWSLGKLIVQKRSEFETQDEIYHDAVDVLIYALDDEDLSVQTDARNALRKLGDPRGLKVLDRIEMEQGYCEF